A genomic stretch from Hemicordylus capensis ecotype Gifberg chromosome 5, rHemCap1.1.pri, whole genome shotgun sequence includes:
- the FGFR1OP2 gene encoding FGFR1 oncogene partner 2 isoform X2 codes for MSCTIEKALADAKALVERLREHDNAAEALIEQTTALNKRVEAMKQYQEEIQELNEVARHRPRSSLVLGIQQENRQIRELQQENKELRTSLEEHQSALELIMSKYREQMFRLLMASKKDDPSIIMKLKEQHSKALQVHVDQITEMAAVMRKAIELDEQQGCKEQERIFQLEQENKGLREILQITRESFLNLKDDASESTSLSALVTNSDLSLRKS; via the exons ATGAGTTGCACAATTGAGAAAGCTCTAGCTGATGCCAAAGCACTAGTTGAGCGACTGAGAGAACATGACAATGCAGCAGAAGCTCTAATTGAACAAACTACAGCTCTTAACAAACGAGTGGAAGCAATGAAGCAG TACCAGGAAGAAATCCAAGAACTTAATGAAGTGGCAAGACATAGACCCCGCTCTTCTTTGGTACTGGGTATCCAGCAGGAAAACAGGCAGATCAGGGAACTGCAACAAGAAAATAAAG AATTACGTACTTCTCTTGAAGAACATCAGTCTGCATTGGAGCTAATAATGAGCAAATACAGAGAGCAGATGTTCAGACTGCTCATGGCTAGCAAAAAGGATGATCCAAGTATAATAATGAAGTTAAAAGAGCAGCACTCCAAGGCA CTACAAGTGCATGTGGACCAAATCACAGAAATGGCAGCAGTAATGCGAAAAGCCATTGAACTAGATGAGCAGCAGGGTTGCAAAGAACAGGAACGTATTTTTCAGCTTGAA CAAGAAAACAAAGGTCTTAGAGAGATCCTGCAGATAACCAGAGAATCATTCCTGAATCTCAAAGACGATGCATCAGAAAGTACGTCTTTGTCGGCACTGGTAACAAACAGCGACCTGAGCCTGAGGAAGAGTTGA
- the FGFR1OP2 gene encoding FGFR1 oncogene partner 2 isoform X1 encodes MSCTIEKALADAKALVERLREHDNAAEALIEQTTALNKRVEAMKQYQEEIQELNEVARHRPRSSLVLGIQQENRQIRELQQENKELRTSLEEHQSALELIMSKYREQMFRLLMASKKDDPSIIMKLKEQHSKAVTLLKKKSELQVHVDQITEMAAVMRKAIELDEQQGCKEQERIFQLEQENKGLREILQITRESFLNLKDDASESTSLSALVTNSDLSLRKS; translated from the exons ATGAGTTGCACAATTGAGAAAGCTCTAGCTGATGCCAAAGCACTAGTTGAGCGACTGAGAGAACATGACAATGCAGCAGAAGCTCTAATTGAACAAACTACAGCTCTTAACAAACGAGTGGAAGCAATGAAGCAG TACCAGGAAGAAATCCAAGAACTTAATGAAGTGGCAAGACATAGACCCCGCTCTTCTTTGGTACTGGGTATCCAGCAGGAAAACAGGCAGATCAGGGAACTGCAACAAGAAAATAAAG AATTACGTACTTCTCTTGAAGAACATCAGTCTGCATTGGAGCTAATAATGAGCAAATACAGAGAGCAGATGTTCAGACTGCTCATGGCTAGCAAAAAGGATGATCCAAGTATAATAATGAAGTTAAAAGAGCAGCACTCCAAGGCAgtaactcttttaaaaaaaaaatct GAGCTACAAGTGCATGTGGACCAAATCACAGAAATGGCAGCAGTAATGCGAAAAGCCATTGAACTAGATGAGCAGCAGGGTTGCAAAGAACAGGAACGTATTTTTCAGCTTGAA CAAGAAAACAAAGGTCTTAGAGAGATCCTGCAGATAACCAGAGAATCATTCCTGAATCTCAAAGACGATGCATCAGAAAGTACGTCTTTGTCGGCACTGGTAACAAACAGCGACCTGAGCCTGAGGAAGAGTTGA